DNA sequence from the Parachlamydia acanthamoebae genome:
TACGGCACTCGTTTTCGCCATAACATTTCTTAACATTTCGGCAGCTAATTGCGATTGTATCCATGTTAACTACCCAATAATGTTTTGGGATCTACATAAAGAACCCGACGAATACTTAAAATGGCCGTAAAGATACAAATAATTAGGGCTACGGAAGCTGTGAAAAGTAAAAGTTGCCAAGGGAAAAGGAAGGCAAGCGTTGTATTTTTAATTGCAAAGCCCCAAAGGAGGGTAGCTGCTGTTCCAATGAGATATCCAATGACTCCAGATACGACAGCTTGCAGGATGATCATTTTTAAAATCATGGTTTTATTACCACCCAGAGCTTTCATAAGTGCGTAATAATTAATATTTTGAAGAGTTAAAATGTAAAAAATCTGTCCTGTGATAGAAAATCCAATGATCAGGCCTAAGGCAACTGACAAGCCGAAATTAATCAGAATGCCCGTTTTAAGGAAGTACTCTGCAATTTTCCTTTTGAACTGATCGCTGGTCAATCCGTCATACATGGCGAATGAATTGATTCGATTCAGTACATCATCTACATTTGCGTCGGGGGAAGACTTCGCGGCGATAAAAGAAATCCGTTTTACCGAAGTAAATTGCTCAAACTGGCTTGTGGCGGTAAACATGACCGGCTGAGGGAAAAAACCTGGGGTGATTTTTGCAATCCCCACAACGACCGCTCGCCGATTATTGATCTCAAAGGTATCGCCAATTCTTACTGGGATTACGCTTCCATCGGGCAGGGTATGTGCCAGTGCTCCATTGGCAGAATTGACATCGATAATGACAGCTCCCTCCCGATGCAAATCCCGCACATTTCCTTCAAGCATTTCAGCAGGGGCTCCAATTAAGGTCGCATCATCAAT
Encoded proteins:
- a CDS encoding ABC transporter permease; its protein translation is MLAVAFKMLIGNRASFIGAIFGVFLATLLISQQSAIFLGLVSRSYRMVTDISLPNIWVIDPATQGEGAIRTMPKEYLDIVRSTPGIEWAVPIDLMDIPIAMESGVFKIAQLYGIDDATLIGAPAEMLEGNVRDLHREGAVIIDVNSANGALAHTLPDGSVIPVRIGDTFEINNRRAVVVGIAKITPGFFPQPVMFTATSQFEQFTSVKRISFIAAKSSPDANVDDVLNRINSFAMYDGLTSDQFKRKIAEYFLKTGILINFGLSVALGLIIGFSITGQIFYILTLQNINYYALMKALGGNKTMILKMIILQAVVSGVIGYLIGTAATLLWGFAIKNTTLAFLFPWQLLLFTASVALIICIFTAILSIRRVLYVDPKTLLGS